A part of Silurus meridionalis isolate SWU-2019-XX chromosome 18, ASM1480568v1, whole genome shotgun sequence genomic DNA contains:
- the tram2 gene encoding translocating chain-associated membrane protein 2, which produces MAFRRRNKSYPFFSQEFLIQNHADIVFSLVIFILIGLMFEATAKTAILFIQPQYNISTLTTDGELTLYHYGWKDCATALFYLFITIILHAVVQEYILEKVNRRLHLSKSKNTKFNESGQLCVFYLVSSLWSLYILATEGYIMHPSSLWENYPHVHLRFQVKFFYLTQMAYWLHALPELYFQKVRKEEIPRQLQYICLYLSHILAAYLLNLTRVGLVLLFLQYVSETGFHLSRLIYFIDETHHKMFDLWSVGFVLTRMVSLTLMFLSVGFGLARSENQTLNWEAGNFNTLPIRLLVLFLVCSTQSWLLWKFFCFQLRRTREFRLEQARKRAAAKQSSRTVKRDTAGNHENGTLKVENGTSPRLKKLKAP; this is translated from the exons ATGGCGTTCCGGAGAAGAAATAAGAGCTATCCTTTCTTTAGTCAGGAGTTTTTAATTCAGAATCATGCGGACATCGTCTTTAGTTTGGTCATCTTCATTTTAATTGGCCTGATGTTTGAg GCAACGGCAAAAACAGCAATCCTCTTTATCCAGCCACAGTACAACATCAGCACATTGaccacag atggAGAGTTGACTCTGTACCATTACGGGTGGAAAGACTGTGCCACCGCCCTCTTCTAtctcttcatcaccatcatcctccaTGCTGTGGTTCAGGAGTACATCCTGGAA AAAGTAAACAGACGTCTTCACCTTTCGAAAAGCAAGAACACTAAGTTTAATGAGTCCGGACAGCTGTGTGTGTTCTACCTCGTCTCCAGCTTGTGGAGTTTATACATTCTCGCTACT GAGGGTTACATTATGCACCCAAGCAGCCTGTGGGAGAACTACCCTCACGTTCACctgag gttcCAGGTGAAGTTTTTCTATCTGACCCAGATGGCGTATTGGCTCCACGCACTGCCCGAGCTCTACTTCCAGAAAGTGCGCAag gaagAGATCCCCCGTCAGTTGCAGTACATCTGTCTGTACCTGTCTCACATCTTGGCTGCGTACTTGTTAAA TCTAACGCGTGTAGGATTGGTGTTGCTCTTCCTGCAGTATGTCTCTGAGACGGGTTTCCATCTCTCCAGACTCATCTACTTTATCGACGAGACTcaccataaaat gtttgatCTGTGGTCAGTGGGGTTTGTTTTGACCCGTATGGTTTCTCTGACTCTGATGTTCTTGTCCGTGGGTTTTGGTTTGGCGCGATCAGAAAACCAGACACTCAATTGGGAGGCCGGAAACTTCAACACCCTCCCTATaag gcttTTGGTGCTGTTCCTGGTGTGTTCTACACAGTCATGGCTGTTGTGGAAGTTTTTCTGTTTCCAGTTGAGACGCACTCGTGAGTTCAGACTGGAGCAGGCAAGAAAAAGAGCAGCAGCTAAACAGTCTTCACGCACAGTCAAACGtgacacag ctggTAACCATGAGAACGGCACACTTAAGGTGGAGAACGGAACGTCACCTCGGCTAAAGAAGCTCAAAGCCCCGTAA
- the xkr5a gene encoding XK-related protein 5a: MAAVMVCCGGGGGGGGGCGSACWQVLLFGSTALVILAERAALICCFAFYLWNEQLMWAGLTFALLLPGAIVQVLSFMWYRADGEQRTCHLLIIHTLHLGIFKRLWDCSVCVWSGQSQSQQVMQQVDVAALRLLDVLLLTLPQALTHTYVLTATDFTLTSPVALCSGMCVLSLSWALVLYSRACCLARPGHLLMPPAALLCQLLWRAGLLSARFASLALFARSFGCWIIGVVGCHWLIAAFWLVSQQTDICVGQWAWRGFNLILGGVHVFLFLNVKDGPSRYRMACFYTVMLLENATLVLAASDILTDASWESLTAPIAVLCSFLLGLMFLLLYYRFLHPKSTEISHTLHHGAQAGSACLDQGDSSFSLSDKSLALPSLRPPLSSSHPSFSLLEHPGSCGAKVGTECRHHHWLLVRLALKTGDPNKIERAFGAGGATAIVSEEQEDDSQEKAGGGGGVDGLDVKDEDDTLEPLSDCKDEFESVSEAREDVEEEEADVNLVEEMDSVDSEWKRSSPEGKSVFGDSPEPDYCPTESSSTLYFSADPQSPSSASDPRLDRMEVSGPHLTGPRRHLVLSTRGLEDDTGF; encoded by the exons ATGGCCGCGGTGATGGTGTGCTGcggcggaggaggaggaggaggaggaggatgcgGGAGCGCGTGCTGGCAGGTGCTCCTGTTCGGCTCGACCGCGCTCGTGATCCTGGCAGAGAGAGCCGCGC TGATCTGCTGCTTTGCCTTCTACCTCTGGAATGAGCAGTTAATGTGGGCAGGCCTGACCTTTGCCCTGTTGTTGCCGGGGGCGATTGTGCAGGTGCTGAGCTTCATGTGGTACCGGGCGGATGGAGAACAGCGAACATGTCACctactcatcatacacacactccacctgGGCATCTTCAAAag gttgtgggactgcagtgtgtgtgtatggagtggtCAGTCTCAGTCTCAGCAGGTGATGCAGCAGGTGGATGTGGCAGCGTTGCGTTTGCTTGATGTTCTGCTCCTCACTCTCCCTCAGgcgctcacacacacctacGTTCTCACGGCGACCGACTTCACCCTCACATCACCAG TTGCACTGTGTAGTGGAATGTGTGTGCTGTCTCTATCCTGGGCGTTGGTATTGTACAGTCGAGCGTGTTGTCTGGCGCGGCCTGGTCACCTTCTCATGCCCCCCGCTGCCCTTCTGTGCCAGCTGCTGTGGAGGGCAGGGCTACTGAGCGCTCGTTTCGCCAGCCTTGCCCTTTTTGCCCGCTCTTTTGGGTGCTGGATCATTGGTGTTGTGG GCTGCCATTGGCTGATTGCAGCATTCTGGTTGGTTTCTCAGCAGACTGATATCTGCGTGGGCCAGTGGGCCTGGCGTGGGTTCAACCTCATCCTGGGGGGCGTTCACGTCTTCCTATTCCTGAATGTAAAAGATGGCCCTTCTCGGTACCGCATGGCCTGCTTTTACACG GTAATGCTGTTGGAGAATGCCACGCTAGTCCTGGCGGCTTCTGATATCCTCACTGATGCATCATGGGAAAGCTTGACTGCCCCCATTGCTGTCCTGTGTAGTTTCCTATTGG GTCTGATGTTTCTGCTGCTTTACTATCGTTTCTTGCACCCAAAGTCTACAGAGATCTCCCACACTCTGCATCACGGAGCTCAGGCAGGCAGCGCGTGTCTTGATCAGGGTGACTCGTCTTTCTCCCTGTCTGACAAGAGCCTTGCTCTTCCCTCTCTCcgtcctccactctcctcctcccATCCCTCCTTTTCACTGCTAGAACACCCAGGGAGCTGCGGGGCGAAAGTAGGCACAGAGTGCCGTCACCACCACTGGCTCCTTGTGCGTCTGGCACTGAAAACCGGCGACCCGAACAAAATCGAACGCGCCTTTGGTGCCGGGGGAGCAACGGCCATCGTGAGTGAAGAGCAGGAGGACGACTCCCAAGAGAAAGCAGGAGGCGGAGGAGGAGTTGATGGGTTGGATGTCAAGGATGAAGATGACACTCTTGAACCGCTGTCCGACTGCAAGGACGAGTTTGAGAGCGTGAGTGAGGCGAGAGAGGacgtggaggaagaggaggcagATGTGAACCTGGTTGAGGAAATGGACAGCGTAGACTCAGAGTGGAAGCGCAGCTCTCCTGAGGGGAAATCTGTGTTCGGAGACAGTCCCGAGCCAGATTACTGCCCCACCGAGTCCAGCTCCACACTCTACTTTAGCGCTGACCCACAATCCCCAAGCAGCGCCAGCGACCCCCGTCTGGACCGAATGGAAGTTTCCGGACCCCACCTGACAGGCCCACGCCGGCACCTCGTTCTCTCTACACGAGGCCTGGAGGATGACACAGGTTTCTGA